From the genome of Miscanthus floridulus cultivar M001 chromosome 10, ASM1932011v1, whole genome shotgun sequence, one region includes:
- the LOC136485738 gene encoding zinc finger protein 10-like: MNSSTATAMDQIGKYWGMWGASSSSSSTASPISAWAAAYGGNSEPSWEEQAFARDAAAHLGGCVWPPRSYSCTFCQREFRSAQALGGHMNVHRRDRALLRQGGSSSPEDVHAPNDDQSHPQQGALLYRAAAASNPSTTTTPTTTAAAGTTTAGSAAAMGQDWDANTTITTPPTSYLSTIIKESKNKLFMPMPDHSVAEMREHQATIDDHQCDRHDDGDGVQSARKKRRRLDHPLAAAAALLIFVQPTAKAATDVSACESQEGRADHETKVPQTTTPTSPSSSSPLLDQRQELDLELRLGTTPKVTYMAIHKAS, encoded by the coding sequence ATGAactcctccaccgccaccgccatggaTCAAATAGGCAAGTACTGGGGCATGTGGggagcaagcagcagcagcagcagcacggcgaGCCCCATCTCGGCTTGGGCGGCGGCGTACGGCGGCAACAGCGAGCCGTCGTGGGAGGAGCAGGCCTTTGCGCGCGACGCGGCGGCGCACCTCGGCGGCTGCGTGTGGCCGCCGCGCTCCTACTCGTGCACCTTCTGCCAGCGAGAGTTCCGGTCGGCGCAGGCGCTCGGTGGCCACATGAACGTCCACCGCCGTGACCGGGCTCTTCTCCGTCAAGGGGGCTCGTCGTCCCCCGAAGACGTGCACGCCCCCAACGACGATCAGTCACACCCACAGCAAGGTGCTCTCCTGTACAGGGCAGCAGCAGCCTCTAACCCTAGCACCACTACCACGCCGACTACTACTGCAGCTGCAGGTACTACTACTGCCGGCTCAGCAGCAGCCATGGGCCAGGATTGGGatgccaacaccaccatcaccactccTCCTACTTCTTACTTGTCAACAATTATCAAGGAGAGCAAGAACAAGCTCTTCATGCCCATGCCAGATCACTCTGTGGCGGAGATGAGAGAACATCAGGCGACCATAGATGATCATCAGTGTGATCGTCATGACGATGGCGACGGCGTGCAGTCAGCCAGGAAAAAGAGGAGGCGTTTGGATCATCcgttggcagcggcggcggcacttCTGATCTTTGTGCAGCCAACGGCAAAGGCCGCTACCGATGTTTCAGCATGTGAATCGCAAGAAGGAAGAGCTGATCATGAGACAAAGGTACCACAAACGACAACCCCAACAAGCCCTAGCTCTAGTTCCCCTCTTCTGGATCAACGACAAGAATTAGATCTAGAGCTAAGGCTTGGGACTACTCCCAAAGTTACATATATGGCGATACacaaagctagctag